The proteins below are encoded in one region of Methanofollis aquaemaris:
- the hflX gene encoding GTPase HflX translates to MKKTIVVQRNDPDTDAATNSRKLAELKELAHAADYVVVGTFVQSIYPNRKYQIGPGKVDDLAGLVESLDAEKVIFNNQLSMTQIYNISETCKCEVMDRFQLILEIFAARATTRRAKLQVELAKLRYEHPKARSIVSLQKKDERQGFMGLGSYEDSYEQDIKKKIVRIRTELLQHGNGSESLRSFRHERGFSLVALAGYTNAGKSTLFQSLVEEETVVKDMLFTTLSPTTRSLMVNNRKMLLTDTVGFIEDLPHLMVDAFKSTLDEIFLADIILLVVDMSDPVDIIRQKLAVSHDIFGERADGVVIVTALNKADLLSDEELQEKMEVISDLAPAPVMISARSGEGLDELKRVLYENLPEWEHCRISVPMSEEGISMVSWLYDEGIVHTIEYGDAIRMEIEARDEIIQKVKPFAMYS, encoded by the coding sequence ATGAAAAAAACTATTGTTGTCCAGCGAAATGATCCAGATACCGATGCTGCTACCAATTCGCGGAAGCTGGCAGAACTCAAGGAGTTAGCACATGCTGCGGATTATGTGGTTGTTGGCACATTTGTGCAATCAATATATCCTAACAGGAAATACCAGATAGGTCCCGGGAAAGTGGATGACCTTGCAGGGCTTGTGGAATCTCTGGATGCTGAAAAAGTAATTTTTAACAACCAGCTGTCAATGACGCAGATCTACAATATCTCTGAGACGTGCAAATGTGAAGTAATGGACAGGTTCCAGCTTATTCTTGAGATATTTGCTGCAAGAGCCACTACAAGACGTGCAAAACTACAGGTAGAACTTGCGAAATTACGATATGAACATCCTAAAGCAAGATCTATTGTTTCCCTGCAGAAGAAGGATGAAAGGCAGGGCTTTATGGGTCTTGGAAGTTATGAGGATTCTTATGAGCAGGATATTAAGAAAAAGATCGTAAGAATCAGGACCGAACTTCTTCAGCATGGAAATGGGAGCGAGTCACTTCGCAGTTTCAGGCATGAAAGAGGATTTTCCCTTGTAGCTCTGGCAGGTTATACGAATGCGGGAAAAAGTACTCTTTTCCAGTCACTTGTAGAGGAAGAGACAGTAGTCAAGGACATGCTCTTTACGACACTATCTCCTACCACACGTTCTCTCATGGTTAATAACAGAAAAATGCTTCTGACCGATACTGTGGGATTTATCGAAGACCTCCCACACTTGATGGTGGATGCGTTCAAGTCAACGCTTGATGAGATATTCCTGGCCGATATCATTCTTCTTGTGGTGGATATGAGTGATCCGGTGGATATTATCAGACAAAAACTGGCTGTCAGTCATGATATCTTCGGGGAGAGAGCAGACGGTGTTGTGATCGTTACTGCTCTTAACAAGGCCGATCTTCTTTCTGATGAAGAACTGCAGGAAAAAATGGAAGTGATCAGTGATCTTGCTCCTGCTCCTGTCATGATATCTGCAAGATCAGGAGAAGGTCTTGACGAACTTAAACGGGTTCTCTATGAGAACCTTCCTGAATGGGAACATTGCAGGATATCTGTCCCGATGTCCGAAGAGGGTATATCCATGGTATCGTGGCTTTATGATGAAGGCATTGTGCACACGATCGAGTATGGGGATGCTATTCGCATGGAAATAGAAGCAAGGGATGAAATAATTCAAAAAGTGAAGCCTTTCGCCATGTATTCTTAA
- a CDS encoding shikimate kinase, producing the protein MHYHKNIVLIGMPGAGKSTVGVILAKSLGIQFIDTDILIQERTGRMLQEILDEDGPDAFGRIEEETILSLHPGHAVIATGGSVVCSEDAMAHLKAGGVVVYLEISYDEMAKRLKNITTRGLLLLPGQSLREMYDWRVPLYERYADLTVASSGEDLESVVGKVLEVV; encoded by the coding sequence ATGCATTATCACAAAAACATCGTCCTCATCGGCATGCCCGGTGCGGGGAAGAGCACCGTGGGCGTCATCCTTGCAAAATCCCTCGGCATCCAGTTCATCGATACCGATATCCTGATCCAGGAACGGACCGGAAGGATGCTGCAGGAGATCCTCGACGAGGACGGGCCGGATGCGTTCGGGCGGATCGAGGAGGAGACGATCCTCTCCCTTCACCCCGGCCATGCGGTGATCGCGACGGGCGGCAGCGTGGTGTGCAGCGAAGATGCGATGGCGCACCTGAAGGCCGGAGGGGTAGTTGTGTACCTCGAGATCTCGTATGACGAGATGGCAAAGAGGCTCAAGAACATCACGACCCGGGGTTTACTCCTCCTCCCGGGCCAGAGTCTCCGCGAGATGTACGACTGGCGGGTCCCGCTCTACGAGAGGTATGCCGATCTCACCGTTGCGTCTTCGGGTGAGGATCTTGAGTCCGTGGTCGGGAAAGTGCTCGAAGTGGTGTGA
- a CDS encoding flavodoxin family protein, which produces MYETSLSSSMENRPLKVLVIMGSPRRANTYHAAERIREILQENAPVDWEYVMLRDVSLEQCRGCYTCFERGEEHCPIKDDAALLERKMHDADGVIFATPVYGFQVSGLMKVFIDRHSYIFHRPRFFRQKALLLTSAGVMGNKDVLEYLNAVARIWGFEVAGRAGITSHATMGPLPAYRLWENEEKLQAAAGAFLAALRRGTRSKPGFFDVMAFHIGRAPCDELGERSPADHAYWTDRRWLQKGRRYYVDVPVNPVYHALGTLAEWYMRRQIRKDLREIG; this is translated from the coding sequence ATGTATGAGACATCCCTCTCCTCCTCCATGGAAAACCGACCCCTGAAAGTTCTCGTCATTATGGGCAGCCCCCGCAGGGCAAATACCTACCACGCAGCCGAACGGATCCGCGAGATCCTCCAGGAGAACGCACCGGTGGACTGGGAATATGTCATGCTGCGGGACGTCAGCCTGGAGCAGTGCCGCGGGTGCTATACCTGCTTCGAGCGGGGGGAGGAGCACTGCCCGATCAAGGACGACGCAGCCCTTCTTGAGCGGAAGATGCACGACGCGGACGGAGTAATCTTTGCCACCCCGGTATATGGTTTCCAGGTCTCGGGATTGATGAAGGTCTTCATCGACCGCCATTCCTATATCTTTCACCGGCCCCGGTTCTTCCGGCAGAAGGCGCTTCTCCTCACCAGCGCCGGAGTGATGGGGAACAAAGACGTGCTGGAGTACCTCAACGCCGTGGCCCGCATATGGGGCTTTGAGGTTGCCGGCCGGGCGGGGATCACCTCCCACGCGACCATGGGCCCCCTCCCTGCCTACCGGCTGTGGGAGAACGAAGAGAAGTTGCAGGCGGCGGCAGGGGCCTTTCTCGCCGCACTCCGGAGGGGAACGCGCTCAAAACCGGGATTCTTCGACGTGATGGCGTTCCATATCGGGAGAGCCCCCTGCGATGAGTTAGGCGAACGGTCTCCTGCGGATCACGCCTACTGGACCGACCGGAGGTGGCTCCAGAAGGGAAGACGCTATTATGTGGATGTGCCGGTCAATCCTGTCTACCATGCACTCGGCACGCTCGCGGAATGGTACATGCGGCGGCAGATACGAAAGGATCTGAGGGAAATCGGTTGA